The following coding sequences are from one Salvia hispanica cultivar TCC Black 2014 chromosome 3, UniMelb_Shisp_WGS_1.0, whole genome shotgun sequence window:
- the LOC125216557 gene encoding scarecrow-like protein 8 has protein sequence MSSGFPGGGRDFFTGAGGMNGSYTTNQQQQFPFRSPLSGILPDPASQIRRPDLIRKRSLAEFQQQSQQGLEFYLRNVKMRPNFHHANPLSTISPVDFPTVPSSLPYSRYGLPVLHRQRLQPLSIFNRNSGNVIFSAAAEVSGQDTEKKMMNHRLQELEKELLGDEDDGDGDGDGDEVSVVTHSEWSDTIQNLIGVNKAPISPSPTSSSSSCSSTSASPPNPSTKQSLIDAAAAISEGNPAAAGEIITRLQQLSSPRGSSEQRLTAFMVSALKSRLSTTDHPYSASELYSKEHKLSTQMLYEVSPCFKLSFMAANLAILNAASEQGFDKIHVVDFEIGEGGQYMHFLHALAGTKRAAALKITAFDDDNEKVKIVGERLSTLAEKIGVEFDFSVRKLIPAELSRENLGLKSDEALAVNLAFKLHSLPDESVTTENLRDELLRLVKGLSPAVATVVEQEMNGNTAPLAVRVRESCEHYGAVLESLEATVARGNPDRARIEEAVGRKIGNAVACEGRERVERCEVLGKWRARMGMAGFEAVAMGRPVADSLRGKLNSGTRGNPGFTVTEQAGGIGFGWMGRTITVASAWR, from the coding sequence ATGTCTTCCGGATTTCCCGGCGGCGGACGGGATTTCTTCACCGGCGCCGGGGGAATGAACGGTAGCTACACCACCAATCAACAACAGCAGTTTCCGTTCCGATCGCCGCTCTCTGGAATCCTTCCCGATCCTGCTTCTCAGATCCGGCGGCCGGATTTGATCAGAAAGCGATCGCTAGCAGAATTTCAGCAGCAGAGCCAGCAAGGTTTGGAGTTCTATCTACGGAACGTGAAGATGAGGCCAAATTTTCATCATGCAAATCCTCTTTCCACTATCTCTCCGGTCGATTTCCCTACGGTTCCGTCCAGTTTGCCGTATTCGCGGTACGGACTGCCGGTTCTTCACCGGCAACGCCTGCAGCCTTTGAGTATTTTTAACAGAAACAGTGGAAATGTTATTTTCTCGGCCGCGGCGGAGGTTTCCGGTCAGGATAcggagaagaagatgatgaatcATCGGCTGCAGGAGCTGGAgaaggagcttttaggagacGAAGACGAcggagatggagatggagacGGAGATGAGGTCTCCGTCGTCACCCACAGCGAGTGGTCAGACACGATCCAGAACCTAATCGGCGTTAACAAAGCCCCAATTTCACCATCTCCgacttcctcctcctcctcgtgCTCCTCCACGTCAGCATCTCCTCCGAATCCTAGCACCAAACAGTCTCTAATCGACGCCGCCGCAGCGATCTCGGAAGGAAATCCGGCCGCCGCAGGCGAAATCATCACGCGCCTCCAGCAATTGTCCAGCCCTAGGGGCAGCTCGGAGCAGCGCCTCACCGCTTTCATGGTCTCCGCTCTCAAATCGCGCCTCAGCACCACCGATCATCCTTACTCCGCATCGGAGCTCTACAGCAAGGAGCACAAACTCTCCACGCAAATGCTGTATGAGGTCTCGCCGTGCTTCAAGCTCTCTTTCATGGCCGCAAATCTCGCAATCCTCAACGCCGCCTCAGAGCAGGGCTTCGACAAGATCCACGTCGTCGATTTCGAGATCGGAGAGGGCGGACAGTACATGCATTTCCTCCACGCGCTCGCCGGAACCAAACGCGCCGCCGCGTTAAAAATCACCGCCTTCGACGATGATAACGAGAAGGTGAAGATCGTCGGGGAGAGGCTGAGCACATTAGCGGAGAAAATCGGCGTGGAATTCGATTTCTCAGTGAGGAAACTGATCCCCGCGGAATTGAGCCGCGAGAATTTGGGGTTAAAATCAGACGAAGCCCTAGCCGTGAATTTGGCGTTCAAGCTCCACAGCCTCCCCGACGAGAGCGTGACGACGGAGAATCTCCGGGACGAGCTCCTCCGTCTGGTGAAGGGGCTGTCCCCGGCGGTGGCGACGGTGGTGGAGCAGGAGATGAACGGCAACACGGCGCCGCTGGCGGTGCGGGTGAGGGAGTCGTGCGAGCACTACGGCGCGGTGCTGGAATCGCTAGAGGCGACGGTGGCGCGGGGGAACCCGGACAGGGCTCGGATCGAGGAGGCGGTGGGGAGGAAGATCGGGAACGCGGTGGCGTGCGAGGGGAGGGAGAGGGTGGAGAGGTGCGAGGTGCTGGGGAAGTGGAGGGCCAGGATGGGGATGGCCGGCTTCGAGGCCGTCGCGATGGGTCGACCCGTGGCGGACTCGCTGAGGGGGAAGCTCAACTCGGGGACACGTGGCAACCCGGGGTTTACTGTGACGGAGCAAGCCGGCGGTATCGGCTTTGGCTGGATGGGACGGACGATCACCGTCGCTTCTGCGTGGcgttga
- the LOC125209062 gene encoding uncharacterized protein LOC125209062: MATPAHRLIQDQNQNFLYNGTTPGGKTDVTKAGTRGGALGGRKALNDISNSRNPSALPSMKKDSFIKKDPATVKGKSSKAAEKGRVGGRKALGDLTNSAMLRPKQIPKLNAVAEEGFLHNHQECIKAQMKTVDKDYFLKTVGLANDIAALPSPRKAPPPICSKKLKHSTTEEMLLIELPSCCSPACRSPQSPKAPYAMNWEDDCLSDLMTVIDSPKLM, encoded by the exons ATGGCAACCCCGGCTCATCGCCTGATCCAAGATCAGAACCAAAACTTTCTCTACAATG GCACTACTCCTGGAGGAAAGACTGATGTAACCAAAGCAGGTACGAGAGGAGGAGCTCTTGGTGGAAGGAAAGCACTTAACGACATATCAAACTCAAGAAACCCTTCTGCTCTTCCCTCTATGAAGAAAGATAGCTTCATAAAGAAAGATCCTGCAACTGTGAAAGGAAAATCATCCAAGGCAGCTGAGAAAGGAAGAGTTGGTGGTAGGAAAGCACTCGGTGACCTCACAAACTCGGCTATGCTACGCCCGAAGCAAATCCCAAAACTGAATGCTGTTGCAGAAGAGGGATTTCTACACAATCATCAGGAGTGCATCAAAGCTCAGATGAAGACCGTTGACAAGGACTACTTCCTGAAGACAGTGGGACTGGCTAATG ATATTGCTGCACTTCCATCACCAAGGAAGGCTCCTCCTCCAATTTGTTCGAAGAAG CTGAAACATTCTACAACGGAAGAGATGCTGCTGATTGAGCTTCCTAGCTGCTGCTCGCCTGCTTGTCGATCTCCTCAGTCGCCAAAGGCGCCTTATGCGATGAACTGGGAGGACGACTGTCTTTCTGATCTGATGACGGTGATCGATTCGCCTAAGCTCATGTGA
- the LOC125214857 gene encoding proline--tRNA ligase, chloroplastic/mitochondrial, which produces MGALTLRLPSLTSLSLPRYHFCRQLCTPLRSVSAAKFSVQSSTVEKEIAATTPEIESASHKPRLQPEKDRVITPRSQDFNAWYLDIIANAELADYGPVRGTMVIRPYGYAIWEAIQDYLNVKFKETGHSNMYFPQFIPYSFLEKEASHVEGFSPELALVTVGGGKELEEKLVVRPTSETIVNHMFTQWIHSYRDLPLMINQWANVTRWEMRTKPFVRTLEFLWQEGHTAHASPEEAEAEAMQMIDVYTKFAYEQAAIPVVVGRKSKVETFAGASKTYTIEAMMGDRKALQAGTSHNLGQNFSRAFGTQFMDENGERQHVWQTSWAISTRFIGGIIMTHGDDAGLMLPPKLAPIQVVVVPIWKKADEKAGVLDAASSVKETLQAAGIKVKLDDDEQRTPGWKFNFWEMKGVPLRIEIGPRDVSNGSVVVCRRDIPGKQGKVFGISMESSTLVAYVKGKLDEVQSSLLESAKSFRDSNIVDVSSYSELKEAIAQGKWARGPWSASDSEELKVKEETGATIRCFPFEQPEGAKKCLMTGNPAEEVAIFAKSY; this is translated from the exons ATGGGGGCTCTCACTCTCAGGCTCCCCTCCCTCACTTCTCTCTCGCTTCCACGCTATCACTTCTGCCGCCAGCTGTGTACCCCTCTCCGTTCCGTCTCCGCAGCAAAATTTTCCGTACAAAGCAGCACCGTTGAGAAGGAGATCGCCGCAACTACTCCTGAAATCGAATCTGCCTCGCACAAGCCGAGGCTGCAGCCCGAGAAGGATCGAGTTATCACTCCTCGATCGCAGGACTTCAACGCCTGGTACTTGGACATCATCGCCAACGCGGAGCTAGCTGATTATGGCCCCGTTCGCGGAACCATGGTTATTCGTCCCTACGGCTACGCAATTTGGGAAGCAATTCAG GATTATTTGAATGTGAAGTTTAAGGAGACTGGTCATAGTAATATGTATTTCCCTCAG TTTATCCCATACTCATTCCTTGAGAAAGAAGCTAGCCATGTTGAAGGCTTTAGTCCAGAATTAGCTCTAGTCACAGTTGGAGGAGGAAAGGAGCTTGAAGAAAAGCTTGTG GTTCGACCCACAAGTGAAACAATTGTCAACCACATGTTCACTCAGTGGATTCATAGTTACCGCGATCTTCCACTAATGATCAACCAG TGGGCAAATGTGACAAGATGGGAAATGCGCACTAAACCATTTGTGAGAACTCTGGAATTCCTCTGGCAGGAAGGTCACACAGCTCATGCCAGTCCCGAGGAGGCAGAAGCGGAG GCAATGCAGATGATTGATGTGTACACAAAATTTGCCTATGAGCAAGCTGCAATACCTGTTGTTGTGGGTCGTAAATCAAAGGTGGAGACCTTTGCCGGTGCTTCAAAGACCTATACCATTGAAGCAATGATGGGTGATCGAAAAGCTTTGCAAGCCGGAACTAGCCACAACCTTGGGCAGAATTTTTCACGTGCATTTGGGACACAG TTCATGGATGAAAATGGCGAAAGGCAGCATGTGTGGCAAACTTCATGGGCAATTAGCACCAGGTTTATTGGCGGTATTATCATGACACATGGCGATGATGCAGGATTGATGCTTCCCCCGAAACTAGCCCCAATACAG GTTGTAGTAGTTCCAATATGGAAGAAGGCTGACGAAAAGGCTGGAGTTCTTGATGCTGCCTCATCTGTGAAGGAAACTCTTCAAGCTGCAGGAATCAAGGTTAAACTTGACGATGATGAACAGAGAACACCAGGTTGGAAGTTCAACTTCTGGGAAATGAAG GGTGTACCATTGAGGATCGAAATTGGGCCTCGAGATGTTTCAAATGGGAGTGTCGTTGTTTGTAGAAGAGATATTCCTGGGAAACAAGGGAAAGTTTTTGGTATATCAATGGAATCGTCTACCTTGGTGGCTTATGTGAAAGGCAAGCTGGATGAGGTTCAGTCATCTCTTCTCGAAAGTGCAAAATCATTCCGAGATAG CAACATCGTTGATGTGAGCTCCTACAGTGAGCTTAAAGAGGCAATTGCTCAAGGCAAATGGGCAAGAGGTCCTTGGTCAGCCAG TGACAGTGAGGAGCTGAAGGTGAAAGAAGAAACAGGGGCAACCATTCGATGTTTTCCCTTTGAACAGCCGGAAGGGGCAAAGAAATGCTTGATGACGGGAAATCCAGCAGAAGAAGTTGCAATTTTCGCTAAATCTTACTAA
- the LOC125215710 gene encoding uncharacterized protein LOC125215710, giving the protein MHKNMETNTCTVNHLDADAHLPPRKRLLAGLKRQNSDANSPTQSTPSPSSTGSEHDARLNSALRYQLSNPSLSNEQIVEDSRIAAMKAAKLAEAARANAEEKAAKAAKAVAAAKTALDLVAILSEETGNKEKLLKKNKMKKHVTVEALYSKKKNSARTDEELARNLHRAINSSPRILKSPPGSDAKSPKHKRPRGCTVGEGDKGNGVVEVDMIMVDLNTSKDDSNGDSSRLSKPERLKLDDGEVLDSISRKRGRIKQKKLPLSICSIKDQTSPKEEGKPQALFSSNSLVPPPVERAPSMWKCQSFKAPACVKQNKVMQS; this is encoded by the coding sequence ATGCATAAGAATATGGAAACTAACACATGCACTGTTAATCACTTGGATGCGGATGCACATCTTCCACCTCGGAAGCGACTTCTCGCTGGATTGAAAAGACAGAACTCAGATGCTAATTCCCCCACACAATCAACTCCTAGTCCTAGTAGCACTGGGAGCGAGCATGATGCCCGTCTCAATAGCGCGTTGAGGTACCAGTTGAGTAATCCGAGTCTCTCAAACGAGCAGATTGTCGAAGACTCTAGAATCGCTGCTATGAAGGCTGCGAAGCTCGCAGAGGCTGCAAGAGCCAATGCTGAAGAGAAGGCTGCAAAAGCAGCAAAGGCAGTGGCTGCTGCCAAAACTGCCTTAGATCTTGTTGCCATTCTTTCGGAAGAGACGGGTAACAAAGAAAAGTTACTAAAAAAGAACAAGATGAAGAAGCACGTCACCGTTGAAGCATTGTACAGCAAGAAGAAAAACAGCGCAAGAACAGACGAAGAATTGGCTCGCAATCTGCATCGCGCCATCAACAGCTCCCCAAGAATCTTGAAGAGCCCGCCAGGTTCTGATGCCAAGAGTCCCAAGCATAAAAGACCGAGGGGATGTACAGTTGGCGAAGGGGACAAAGGTAATGGTGTAGTAGAAGTAGACATGATCATGGTAGACTTGAACACTTCCAAGGATGACAGCAATGGGGACAGCTCTCGCCTCAGCAAACCCGAAAGGCTGAAGCTGGACGATGGTGAAGTCTTGGATAGCATTAGTCGAAAGAGGGGAAGAATCAAGCAGAAGAAACTGCCATTGAGCATATGTAGCATCAAGGACCAAACTAGTCCGAAAGAGGAGGGGAAACCTCAAGCCTTGTTTTCGAGTAACAGTTTGGTGCCGCCTCCGGTGGAGAGGGCGCCATCGATGTGGAAGTGCCAGTCATTCAAAGCGCCGGCTTGTGTTAAACAGAACAAAGTTATGCAGTCATAG
- the LOC125215685 gene encoding beta-carotene hydroxylase 2, chloroplastic-like, which yields MAARISVAAAPRATLRHGPFLGPKPKPIASLHWISRSERSRRRRPNLTVCFVLEDEKLRAIDEPEAEEEASGGVGRAISLAEKVAEKMARKKSERFTYLVAAVMSSFGITSMAVMAVYYRFAWHMEGGEIPYTEMFGTFALSVGAAVGMEFWARWAHKALWHASLWHMHESHHRPREGPFELNDVFAIINAVPAIALLSYGFFHTGLVPGLCFGAGLGITVFGMAYMFVHDGLVHRRFPVGPIAEVPYFRKVAAAHQIHHTDKFDGVPYGLFLGPKELEEVGGLPELEEEIDKRIKLSKKSR from the exons ATGGCGGCCCGGATTTCCGTCGCCGCAGCTCCCCGGGCCACACTCCGCCACGGCCCGTTTCTCGGCCCGAAGCCCAAGCCTATCGCCTCTCTCCACTGGATTTCGAGGTCAGAGAGGAGTAGGAGGAGGAGGCCCAATCTGACGGTTTGCTTCGTGCTGGAGGATGAGAAATTGAGGGCAATCGACGAGCCGGAAGCTGAGGAGGAAGCCAGCGGCGGAGTTGGCAGGGCGATTTCGCTGGCGGAGAAGGTCGCAGAGAAGATGGCCAGGAAGAAATCGGAGCGGTTTACGTATCTGGTCGCGGCAGTAATGTCGAGCTTCGGGATCACTTCCATGGCGGTTATGGCTGTCTATTACAGATTCGCTTGGCACATGGAG GGTGGGGAGATACCGTATACGGAAATGTTTGGTACATTTGCTCTCTCCGTTGGCGCCGCT GTTGGGATGGAATTCTGGGCTAGATGGGCGCACAAAGCTCTGTGGCACGCTTCGTTGTGGCATATGCACGAG TCGCATCATAGACCAAGAGAGGGGCCTTTCGAACTGAACGACGTTTTTGCGATAATTAACGCGGTTCCGGCCATTGCCCTCCTCTCCTATGGTTTCTTCCACACCGGCCTCGTTCCCGGCCTCTGCTTCGGCGCT GGCCTAGGAATCACCGTCTTTGGCATGGCCTACATGTTCGTCCACGATGGCCTCGTGCACCGGAGATTCCCGGTGGGGCCCATCGCGGAGGTGCCCTATTTCAGAAAAGTGGCCGCAGCTCACCAG ATTCATCACACTGACAAGTTCGACGGTGTTCCATACGGGCTGTTCCTCGGACCCAAG GAACTTGAAGAAGTAGGAGGGCTACCTGAGTTGGAGGAAGAGATtgataaaagaattaaattgtcCAAGAAATCTAGATGA
- the LOC125213326 gene encoding 40S ribosomal protein S10-1-like isoform X1 — translation MIIPEKNRREISKYLFQEGVCYAKKDYNLAKHPDIDVPNLQVIKLMQSFKSKEYVRETFAWMHYYWYLTNDGIEFLRTYLNLPSEIVPATLKKSAKPLGRPMGGPPGDRPRGPPRFEGDRPRFGDRDGYRGGPRGPPGDFGGEKGGAPADFQPSFRGGNGGGRPGFGRGAGGFGGAPSS, via the exons ATG ATCATCCCGGAGAAGAACAGGAGAGAGATCTCCAAATACCTCTTCCAAG AGGGTGTGTGCTATGCGAAGAAGGACTACAACCTAGCGAAGCACCCCGATATCGATGTCCCGAATCTGCAGGTGATTAAGCTTATGCAGAGCTTTAAGTCGAAGGAGTACGTGCGCGAGACCTTTGCCTGGATGCACTACTACTGGTATCTGACCAATGATGGAATTGAATTCCTACGCACATACCTCAACCTTCCATCGGAAATTGTCCCCGCTACACTCAAGAAGTCTGCCAAGCCCCTCGGCAGGCCCATGGGTGGCCCCCCTGGCGACCGCCCTCG TGGACCACCAAGATTTGAGGGCGACAGGCCCCGTTTTGGTGACCGTGATGGATACCGTGGTGGACCAAGAGGGCCACCTGGAGATTTCGGTGGGGAGAAAGGTGGAGCTCCTGCTGACTTCCAACCTTCATTCAGG GGTGGGAATGGTGGTGGACGTCCGGGTTTCGGCCGTGGCGCCGGTGGCTTCGGCGGAGCACCTTCAAGCTAA
- the LOC125213326 gene encoding 40S ribosomal protein S10-1-like isoform X2 encodes MIIPEKNRREISKYLFQEGVCYAKKDYNLAKHPDIDVPNLQVIKLMQSFKSKEYVRETFAWMHYYWYLTNDGIEFLRTYLNLPSEIVPATLKKSAKPLGRPMGGPPGDRPRGPPRFEGDRPRFGDRDGYRGGPRGPPGDFGGEKGGAPADFQPSFRGGNGGGRPGFGRGAGGFGGAPSS; translated from the exons ATCATCCCGGAGAAGAACAGGAGAGAGATCTCCAAATACCTCTTCCAAG AGGGTGTGTGCTATGCGAAGAAGGACTACAACCTAGCGAAGCACCCCGATATCGATGTCCCGAATCTGCAGGTGATTAAGCTTATGCAGAGCTTTAAGTCGAAGGAGTACGTGCGCGAGACCTTTGCCTGGATGCACTACTACTGGTATCTGACCAATGATGGAATTGAATTCCTACGCACATACCTCAACCTTCCATCGGAAATTGTCCCCGCTACACTCAAGAAGTCTGCCAAGCCCCTCGGCAGGCCCATGGGTGGCCCCCCTGGCGACCGCCCTCG TGGACCACCAAGATTTGAGGGCGACAGGCCCCGTTTTGGTGACCGTGATGGATACCGTGGTGGACCAAGAGGGCCACCTGGAGATTTCGGTGGGGAGAAAGGTGGAGCTCCTGCTGACTTCCAACCTTCATTCAGG GGTGGGAATGGTGGTGGACGTCCGGGTTTCGGCCGTGGCGCCGGTGGCTTCGGCGGAGCACCTTCAAGCTAA